The Oscillospiraceae bacterium genome segment CTAGGGATAGTAACTATCATTGCAAAGTTAAGGTTAATTTGCCGTTTTAGAGAATAATATGCGCCCCGCAGCTTGATGTTGCGGGGCGTTACTTATGTTATTGTAAATAAATCGTTTGGGGTGCAGTCCAATATTTTGCATAGCTTTTCAAGTGTTTATTAGCGATATAACACCTATATGGGATAGTTTTTCTATAAACTGTTGTACATCATTATAATTTGTTTTTTCGGAAAGAGCGTAAATATTTAATACGAAGCGTTGGGGTTTATTGTATTCATGCTTATTTCGGTCAATAATACAAAAATTAAGATTGTTAGGCGTATACTTAAAAGAGCCAATATGTTCAGGAACTAACTCAAATTCACCAGGATAAGCTGATAATATTCCCGCTATTTGAATAAGCAAAGCCAGCCTCAAAATATATCCAATTTGAGGATATGGAATTTGGTGTTACAAAAACAAACATAACAGTTGCATTTGCTAAACCTTCTTCAATTTTATGTACCCAGTTACGTCCAAAAGGTATACTTTGTCCATCGCTTGATTGAAAAATATCTAAAACACCACCTGTAATATCGTTCAATCTGTTTTTTAGAGCTGAAACCATAGAGCTATCCTTGCTTGAATGGCTAAAGAATACAACGGGTTTATTCATTACTACACCTCCATTTTAAATACCTTATCCTACTTATTTTTTATAGTAAACAAATCATTCGGTGTGCAGTTGAAAATGTCGCATAACTTTCCCATCATCTGAAAAGTTATCGATTTAGTTTCATTTTCAAGAAGTTTTGTTGCAAACCGATAGTCTGTTTCTAACTTCTTTACTAGCCAATATTTTGTGTTTCCGCTCTTATCCAACAAATGCTTTATATTCAATTCTATGTTCATTGTGTCCACCTTTCTATTATCATAATTTTACAGAAAAATGTACTACAATAAAACCGTATTGCAATACCCTTGATTGCAGCCTTGACAATTAGACAATCTTGCCGTATAATGCGATAAGGTGTAAAAACCTACATCAAAAACACGGAGGGACTACTTATGAACAGACTACTGGCAAGCGGGGACGGTAAATACCTTAGAAAGGGCGTTTTTTACTGGGTATTTATGCTTATCTTAGACATTATAGAAATTCGTGACCACATTATGCGTCTTGCTAGATTGCAACAGGAGGCAAAAGCATGAAACGGTTGAGATGTGCCTTAGTTGTAATGATTTGTGGGGCTTTGTTGATAGTGAATTTGTCAGCGTGTAGCGGTAACGCATATATACACAATAATAGTTGTCATTGGCGTGTAAGTGGCGGACATACGGGTCGAACACGGCAAATGACCACCGAAAGAGGAACAGAACGGTTTTATTGTCGGGAGTGCGTAGAAACGTGTCGGCGGTGTGGTGGACGTGCCACTACCCATCGTTACAATGCAATGGACTTTCATATATTCCTTTGTAGAGATTGTGCGGATTAGTTGGGGGTGTAGTATGAAATATTTGCGAAGTTTTATTTTTATCTTGGTATGTGCCATTCTGTTAGTTGGCTGTTCTGTTGATAATCAATCTAGCAGCAATGATAACAACCGCGAATACGAGTTTGTCATTGCAAGTGGTGGTGGATATAACATCGTGGCAAACTTATCTCCAGATATGGTTGGCGTTATTGACGATAATGGAAATTGGGTACATGAGCTTTCAACAAGTCACCCCTTTATTGTAGATGGTGCAATACAGATACCGCCTAGACATAACCGACCTGTCGTTGTTGCAGGTGGTGGGCAACCAACAGCTGAAATGCGCCGAGGTGTGCGGCAGTTAAATATACAAATGAGTTATAGGCACGCTGAGGGGGCTATCTTTGAAAAAGTAGAAAGGACATCAAACGTGCCAATAGTTGTTGGAAATCGCAGGTATTATAACTACCGCGTTATCCGCGAATATGACGCGAAGAGTAATACGTTGCGGTGATGGGCGCAAGCACTTCTAACTGCGCTATAAACGAATAGAATTGTAGAAAACAAAAAATATTAAGCCTAGAAATTATCGTTTCTAGGCTTAATGCTTTTAGTGGAAATCAAGGGTTGAATTTTCGGCTATTTTGCTGTATGATTATGTTAAATAGTGTAGAAAGAAAAGAGGTAGGTTTGAGAGAACAAGAAAATAAAACCATTGTACAAAAGATAAAGTCTTTTTTTAGGAAAGGGAAGAACAATATGACAACTCAAGCCATGATAGCAGAGGAACTTTATAATCTTCTTAACAATTTTGCTAAGAAAAAGTTTGACTTGCGTGTAAAACATATGACTTATAGTTTGCTAGAAAGTACTCTCTCGAAAGAGGAAGCTCGCAAAAAAGCAATAGAAATAGTGGCAGAAGACTTTGATTACTCAGAAGAAAATATTAATAAAAATTCTGAAAGAGACGTCAACTATTCACATTTAACAATAGAGTCCCTTTTTTCCAATGAAAGTCAAGAAGATTACAATTTTAGGTTTAACTCTGTATACAATAGCTGTATAGCAAGAGACTTTTCTAAAGATGATGCAGAAAGAATAGCAAGGGAAGTAACACCACGTTACAATACTGAAAAAACAAACAATGGCATTGATAGAGAAAGATAAAGCCTTAATTATCTAGTTGACTGAAAGGGTACTATACAAATGCTAAAATTGATAGAACGAAACATAACCGAACGGCATTGGGGAACAGTTATTAACATTACTATTTCTTTTTTATTGACGACTTGGTTTTTTGTTGCAAACCGTTTTGAAATAAATCTATTTTTGACTTTTTTTGTGTTATTTTTTCTTATAGCAATTCAGATTAGAGTAGCTATATTACAAAGACGCTATGCAAAAAACTATTCAAAACTTGAAGAAAAATATAAACACTTTATAAAGTGTTACGAATTTCTCAACGATGAATGCTTACTATACAGCCGTTGGGTGCAGAGTATCAATAAGATTAGAACTACTAATTTGGGAAACATCAACAAGTACATAAAATACGTAAATATACATGGCATACAGTATGAACAATCACCAATCATCACAGACCCTCAAGAACAACTTATAAAAATAAGAGATGAATTTGAGATAAGTGTGTTAGATTTATTTGGCAGAAGGGGTACAGCAGATGTAGAGACAACTCTAGCTTATAAAATACATTTTTTAGATGGTAGTTCTAGTGACTGGAAATCAATTGATGATACTTCTCACTCTACTGCGAAAACCTTTAATGACCTTGCCAATGACCCACGTAGCACATTTTATTCTGTATTAGTAAAAGAAGACCCTTTTGCGTTTCATCCTCGAAAAAAAGATGTTCTTCGCACTGATAGAGATGCAGCAAAAAAGTTAGGCAAAGAGGAAGGTAGATATTATAGGTCTGAATACGATAAAGCGGGCTACCCTGGCTCTATTATCTGCAAACATTTCGCAATCGTAAATAGTGACAACGTTAAAACAAAATATATTGAGGCCGTCGTTTCTCTTGCTACATTTAAAAATCCATTAATTTCAAAAGAAGATGGCGAGGAATTCACACGAAAATATGACTTGCTAAAACATGAAATAATAAGAAATCTTGAAAGAAAAATGGCAAACGAATTGGCACTTTTTTACATAGATAAAATTCACCCTTATCCTGCTCAAAGGCCACACCTTAGCATACAATAAATCTATGTTTATTTTGCTATCTGTTATATAAATTATCGTCCCAGAATAAATAATTACTAGATATTAGTTATTCTGGGAGTTGTTATATGCGAGCATTAAAATTCATAGCCTCAAACTCTTTGTATCTCATTTGGTTTGTACTATACTTCCTCATTGCAGGGCTTATGTTAGGCGGTACTCGTGATAGCTTTATTTGGGTGTCAATAATATACGGTGTATCTATTACAATCGCTCTATCGCCCATCGGCGAAGTAATACTGCAAATATCGGAAAACTGCCGAGAGCCGTCAACCGAGCAAGAGCGAGAATATTTGCTCCCGCTGTTTGAAGAAGTCTACGAAAACGCAATAGAAGTCAATCCGAAGTTGAACAAAGGCATAAAACTTTACATCATGGACGCAATGTATGTAAATGCTTTTGCTATGGGACGAAAAACTGTTGCCGTTACCAAAGGAGCAATAGAAACATTTACAGCGGACGAGTTAAAAGGCGTATTAGCCCATGAGTTGGGGCATATCACACATGGTCATACAAAGGCATTGTTGTTGTCTGTAATAGGCAACTTTTTCTTTACTGTGCTTGTGTGGATTTTTAGGGCAATATTGTTTGTAGTTCAAGTTGTTTCAGATATAGTAGCTGACCTTAATTATATAGGTGCTATATTTTCAATTTTCACGCTTATTGCAAGGGTGCTTGTTGATGTTAGCGTATTTGTGTTTATCAATTTAGGGCAAACGATACTTGCTTCAAATAGTAGATTTAATGAATTCCAAGCTGACAAATTTGCCCTTGATATTGGACATGGTCGGGAGCTGATTTCAGGGTTGTACCTTTTGCAGAAAATATCTATAAACAGAAAAATGAGTTGGTCGGAGCAATCGAAAGCGTCACACCCTCATATTGCGCACAGGATAGCTTATTTGGAGCGGTTGGAAAGTCAGCTTAATTAAATTTGCCTATCTGCGCCTCTAAGTGTACCCTTATTGAATGCCATTGTAAACCCTCATAAAAATAATGCCTTTGTATTCGAGGTATTATTTTTTTTGCCCTCTGTCGAGGCGTTGGGGTTGACAATGACATTCAATAAGGGTTGGCACATCATTACGCCGACAGGCGAAAATGAATCAAAGGAGAATAATACAATGTTAGTCTACAATGAGATGAAGTTAAGGGACTTCGAGTTTTGGGCAGGAGCCGTTGACAGAGTGAAAGAACTTACATGGGAACAGCTTGACACAATTGAAGCAATTTTAGAAGACATATACCCAAACGGAATTAACGAAACGCAGTTGAATGACCTCTTTTGGCACGACATGGACACCATATATGAGTGGCTGGGTCTTAACAAATTATAGAAACAAAAAGTCAAGGGCTTTCAATACCGAAAGTCCTTGACTTTTGATATGTTTTTTTGCGCGGTAAAAGTGGCAAAAAAACAATATTTGACAACATCGCACAAAATGTGTATAATGATTGCAGGACAGGGGGTTGAGCGGCTTTTTTTGAAGTCTGCCATCATCATCGCCTCGCGCTCAACCTCATCCATGGCGGCGATATCATCCTCATACCGCGCCGCCAACCGTGCCGCGACCTCTTTGGTCGTTAAATCGAGATGGGTGCGCATCATGGTTTTGAGTTCTTCAAGGTTATAGCGCGGGTTCATGGCGTGCAGCGCTGCCGCCAGTTGATCGGCATTTTCGTACCATTGCGTACTGAGCTGTGCGGCCTGGTTATTTTGCTTGTCGCGCAATGCTGTAATCAGCTGTGCGCCGATTTGCAAGTGTTGCGTTAGCAATTGTTCAACATCGCCCACCATCGCCGCATCAAAGTAGGGAGCAAAAATCGAGGCAATGTTACCCGGGTTTTCTAGCAATCGCGCCGTCGTGGCGGCCTCATCGTCAAGCCGTGCCGCAATGCTGACCAATAATAGCCGTGTCCAAAACACGTGCTGTGACCACGCCGTGCGCATGTCGAGTTGGAGTTGAGATATATTCAATGTTGGTGTCATTGTCTGCGGCGGCATGTCGTTTGGCTCAATGGAAAAATCGTTGGCGTTGATATCAATAGTACGTCCGATGGTAAGATTGTGCGGGTCAAGATTTTCATTCCGTGCTAAAATGGAGGCAACGGTGGTGTGGTACACTTGCGCCAGATGGTAGAGGTTATCACCCGGTCGAATGGTATGAGGTGTGGTACTGTTCATGCAAGCAACTCCTTATAGAAAAATCACTATCATGATATGCATCACTGTGACGCGTATTGCGCGTCCGCCCTTTATGTCCGCGCAATTCCTGTGTCTCGCGCCGCTTGTGCTACTGCTTGTGCTACTGCCGGCGCAACGCGGGTGTCAAACGGCGCGGGGATTATATAGTCGGAGCGGAGTTCGTTGTCGGGGATAATGTCGGAAATCGCTTTTGCGGCGGCGATTTTCATTTCGTCGTTGATGTCGCTTGCGCGGACGTCCAGTGCGCCGCGGAAAATACCGGGGAATGCCAGCACATTGTTGATTTGATTGGGGTGGTCACTGCGTCCTGTACCAATGACGGCACAGCCTGCCGCGATGGCGTCTTGTGGCTCAATTTCGGGTACAGGATTTGCCATGGCGAAGATAATCGGGTCAGCATTCATGCTGGCAACCATCTCTCGTGTTAACACATGCGGTGCCGATAACCCAACAAAAACATCTGCATTTTCGACAACATTATGTAAATTTCCACGCTTGTTTTCCAAATTGGAAATTTCGGAAATGGCCGCTTTTTCCCCGCTTAAATCGGCACGGCCGCTGTGAATTGCGCCTTTGGTGTCGCATAGAATAACCTTACGCAAACCCATGCTCATCAACAGCCGTGTCACAGCTATGCCCGCCGCGCCGGAGCCGTTGACGACTACAGACATATCAGATAAATTGCGCTTAGTCAGCCGCATGGCGTTTAGCATAGCGGCGACGGTGACCACCGCCGTGCCGTGTTGGTCGTCGTGGAAGATGGGAATGTCACAGGATTCTTTTAGCCTTCGCTCGATTTCAAAACAGCGCGGGGCGGATATATCTTCAAGGTTAATGCCACCGAAACTGCCGGCCAGCAGGGTGATGGTGCTTACAATTTCGTCGACACTCTTACTGCGAATGCAAAGTGGGAACGCATCAACGTCGGCGAATGCCTTAAACAAAGCGCATTTGCCCTCCATAACAGGCATGCCGGCTTCGGGGCCTATGTCGCCTAAGCCGAGTACCGCCGTGCCGTCAGTGACGACAGCGACCAAATTATGGCGACGAGTAAGTGTGTAAGATAAATTTACGTCCTCGGCAATTGCCAAACAGGGCGCAGCAACGCCGGGCGTATAGGCAACTGATAGTTCTTCTTTATCACTGACCGCCGCACGGCTGATGACTTCGATTTTACCCGCCCATTCGGCGTGTTTTTGCATGGCTTGTTGGTTGTAGTTCATAAATTTGCTCCTGCGATTGATTTAATGATTTAAAGTTTAAAATATTATACCATAAATAGCGCATACAGTGCAAATTTACATGCTGCTTGACGGCGGCTGCAATTTGGCGTAAAATAAAAGTATTAGAATGTAAATGTAGGGGGAGTTTCACTTGTTATTACTCGAAGAACACAAGCGCAGTTTGGATGGCCTGCGGCAGCCGTTGGAAGAATGGGTGGAAACGCTGAAGCTCGACGAGGTCACCGCACGTGCCGATGCGCTGGAAGAACAGAGCAATCAGCCGGGCTTTTGGGACGACCCGAATGCCGGGCAGAAAATTTTGCAGGAACTGAAAAAGCAGAAGGATATTATCAGCCGTGCCAAGGCGGTGCAGGGGCAGTATGAATCGTTACTGGAACTGTGCGAGCTGGCGTTGCTGGAAAATGATGAGTCGTTTGCCGAAGATTTGGGCGGTGATATTGCAAAACTATCTGAAGATATCGAAACCGCACGGCTGGAATTATTGCTAAGCGGCGAATACGACGATTGCGCGGCGATTTTAAGCTTCCATGCGGGTGCGGGCGGTACGGAGGCGCAGGACTGGAACGAGATGCTTGTGCGGATGTACATCCGTTGGGCGGAACGGCACGGGTTTAAGACCAAGTTGCTTGACAGCCTCGATGGCGACGGCGCGGGGCTGAAAAGTGCCAGCTTGCTCATTGAGGGCGAGCGGGCGTTTGGGTATCTCAAAAGTGAGATGGGCATTCATCGCTTGGTGCGCATTTCGCCGTTTGATTCATCGGGGCGGCGGCATACATCGTTTGCAGCGGTAGAAGTTATGCCCGACATTGAGAATGACGCCGATATTGTCATCCGTGACGAGGATATTCGCGTTGAAACACACCGTTCAAGCGGTGCGGGGGGGCAGAAAGTTAACAAAACTGACTCGGCCGTGCGTGTTACGCATATACCGACAGGCATTACCACAGCGTGTCAAACCGAGCGCAGTCAACACCAAAACAAAGATACGTGTATGCGTTTGCTGCGCGCAAAATTGGCGGAGATTAAAGAAAAAGAGCATTTGGATAAAATCGAGGACATCAAGGGTGTGCAGAAAGCCATTGAATGGGGTAGCCAGATTCGCAGCTATGTGTTTATGCCGTATACGTTGGTGAAAGACCATCGCACGAACTTTGAAAATGGCAACATTCAAGCCGTGATGGATGGGGACTTGGATGGGTTTATTCATGCGTATTTGAAGTCGTTGGTAGGGTAGTGCGTGATTTGCCGAACCCCATGTAGGGGCGAACATTTCCCTCATAGAGGGAGCCGGGGAATTTGGAGGAAATACATGACCATACGAACCATGACAATCGACGATTATGCGCCGATATACGCCCTATGGCGCAATACCCCGGGGATGGGGCTAAATGACCGCGATGATTCACGTGAGGGTATTGCCAAATATTTGGCGCGGAATCCCAATACTTGTTTTGTTGCCGAAATGGACGGTGAAATAATTGGCGCAATTTTGAGCGGACACGATGGACGCAGAGGGCGTATTTGCCATACGGCTGTGGCACAAAGCCATCAACGGCAAGGTGTCGGTGTATTGCTTGTTGATGCTGCGATGAACGCTTTACAGCGCGAGGGCATCAGCAAAGTTCTTTTGGTAGCATTTGCGAGAAACGAAAAGGGCAATACATTTTGGGAAAAACAGGGTTTTGCCGCGCGGGATGATTTGGTGTATCGTAATAAGGAACTTGTTGAATTGGTGAGGATTGATACGTAGTGTAATGCATGATTGGAGACACATATGTACAGCAACACAAATCGCGATGAAGCATACAAACACCGTTTGCTTGATTTTATCCGGCGCGAGTACGGCATTACCGTAACCGACATTGCGCCTGCCAAGCGTGGATTTTACGGCGAAACATGGAAAATAAACACGAAAAATACTCGGTGTTTTCTAAAATTGGTGTATGCCGTTGAACATAAGGAAGTTTACAAGCACAGCTTGCCAATCACCCAACATCTTTGCGACCACGGCATTGATTTTATCAGCCGAATTGTAAAGACGAAACATGGCGGCTTGTTTGCCGAATTTGACGGCGCAATCCTAGGCGTTTTCGTTTGGATTGACGGCGAGAATGCGCAAAATGAAGACACAAAACCTGTGGAATATCAACTGCTGGCAAAAGTGTATACCGTGCCGACCGATGGTTTGTGCATACCGCGCGAGGATTTTTCAAGCAGTGAGGTAGATTTGTTTTTCCGGCGCTGGCGTGCGCTTGGCCGCGAAGAAGTCCTTGCGCTGTTGGAGAAAAATCGCGATAAAATCGAGCATAGAGCCAAACGGTTAAAAGCGGCTGCAAAATTGTGTCAAGGCGATACAAGCGGCTTCGTTATCACGCACGGTGACGCAGGCGGGAATTTTCTCCAATCTTGTGACAGAAATTATATTGTTGATTGGGACGGTGTGCTGCTTGCGCCTCCTGAGCGTGATGCTTGGGTGTGCTGTCAATGGGATTGGGCGCGGGATGCGTTTTGTAATGCGTTGCAACAAAACGGCATTGATTACACGTTGCGTATCGAGCGGCTGGCATTTTATGCGTATTGGTACTTCTTTTTCTATCTAAATGCGTTTCTGGATTCGCGGGTGGAAGTTGGTATAATTGAAGAGTACATTGACGGTTGGATAGAGGGTAGTTTTCGTTATATAGATGAGCAAAAACTATAAAAGTTCGTTCGCCGGCTAATCCGCCGATAAAATAAAAAGGGGGTTCCCGTGCGACTTGTCGCGTGGGGGAATATCATGCCAATAATTCAAATTTTCGGAAAATCAAAGTGTTTTGACACCAAAAAGGCT includes the following:
- a CDS encoding M48 family metalloprotease — translated: MRALKFIASNSLYLIWFVLYFLIAGLMLGGTRDSFIWVSIIYGVSITIALSPIGEVILQISENCREPSTEQEREYLLPLFEEVYENAIEVNPKLNKGIKLYIMDAMYVNAFAMGRKTVAVTKGAIETFTADELKGVLAHELGHITHGHTKALLLSVIGNFFFTVLVWIFRAILFVVQVVSDIVADLNYIGAIFSIFTLIARVLVDVSVFVFINLGQTILASNSRFNEFQADKFALDIGHGRELISGLYLLQKISINRKMSWSEQSKASHPHIAHRIAYLERLESQLN
- a CDS encoding LysM domain-containing protein, which codes for MNSTTPHTIRPGDNLYHLAQVYHTTVASILARNENLDPHNLTIGRTIDINANDFSIEPNDMPPQTMTPTLNISQLQLDMRTAWSQHVFWTRLLLVSIAARLDDEAATTARLLENPGNIASIFAPYFDAAMVGDVEQLLTQHLQIGAQLITALRDKQNNQAAQLSTQWYENADQLAAALHAMNPRYNLEELKTMMRTHLDLTTKEVAARLAARYEDDIAAMDEVEREAMMMADFKKSRSTPCPAIIIHILCDVVKYCFFATFTAQKNISKVKDFRY
- a CDS encoding GNAT family N-acetyltransferase, with product MTIRTMTIDDYAPIYALWRNTPGMGLNDRDDSREGIAKYLARNPNTCFVAEMDGEIIGAILSGHDGRRGRICHTAVAQSHQRQGVGVLLVDAAMNALQREGISKVLLVAFARNEKGNTFWEKQGFAARDDLVYRNKELVELVRIDT
- a CDS encoding toll/interleukin-1 receptor domain-containing protein — encoded protein: MNKPVVFFSHSSKDSSMVSALKNRLNDITGGVLDIFQSSDGQSIPFGRNWVHKIEEGLANATVMFVFVTPNSISSNWIYFEAGFAYSNSGNIISLSW
- the prfB gene encoding peptide chain release factor 2, coding for MEEWVETLKLDEVTARADALEEQSNQPGFWDDPNAGQKILQELKKQKDIISRAKAVQGQYESLLELCELALLENDESFAEDLGGDIAKLSEDIETARLELLLSGEYDDCAAILSFHAGAGGTEAQDWNEMLVRMYIRWAERHGFKTKLLDSLDGDGAGLKSASLLIEGERAFGYLKSEMGIHRLVRISPFDSSGRRHTSFAAVEVMPDIENDADIVIRDEDIRVETHRSSGAGGQKVNKTDSAVRVTHIPTGITTACQTERSQHQNKDTCMRLLRAKLAEIKEKEHLDKIEDIKGVQKAIEWGSQIRSYVFMPYTLVKDHRTNFENGNIQAVMDGDLDGFIHAYLKSLVG
- a CDS encoding NAD-dependent malic enzyme translates to MNYNQQAMQKHAEWAGKIEVISRAAVSDKEELSVAYTPGVAAPCLAIAEDVNLSYTLTRRHNLVAVVTDGTAVLGLGDIGPEAGMPVMEGKCALFKAFADVDAFPLCIRSKSVDEIVSTITLLAGSFGGINLEDISAPRCFEIERRLKESCDIPIFHDDQHGTAVVTVAAMLNAMRLTKRNLSDMSVVVNGSGAAGIAVTRLLMSMGLRKVILCDTKGAIHSGRADLSGEKAAISEISNLENKRGNLHNVVENADVFVGLSAPHVLTREMVASMNADPIIFAMANPVPEIEPQDAIAAGCAVIGTGRSDHPNQINNVLAFPGIFRGALDVRASDINDEMKIAAAKAISDIIPDNELRSDYIIPAPFDTRVAPAVAQAVAQAARDTGIART
- a CDS encoding aminoglycoside phosphotransferase family protein, with the translated sequence MYSNTNRDEAYKHRLLDFIRREYGITVTDIAPAKRGFYGETWKINTKNTRCFLKLVYAVEHKEVYKHSLPITQHLCDHGIDFISRIVKTKHGGLFAEFDGAILGVFVWIDGENAQNEDTKPVEYQLLAKVYTVPTDGLCIPREDFSSSEVDLFFRRWRALGREEVLALLEKNRDKIEHRAKRLKAAAKLCQGDTSGFVITHGDAGGNFLQSCDRNYIVDWDGVLLAPPERDAWVCCQWDWARDAFCNALQQNGIDYTLRIERLAFYAYWYFFFYLNAFLDSRVEVGIIEEYIDGWIEGSFRYIDEQKL